In Pseudomonas sp. Leaf58, one DNA window encodes the following:
- the tyrS gene encoding tyrosine--tRNA ligase — protein MKSVEEQLALIKRGAEEVLVESELVEKLKRGQPLRIKAGFDPTAPDLHLGHTVLINKLRQFQDLGHQVIFLIGDFTGMIGDPSGKSATRPPLTREQVLENAETYKQQVFKILDPAKTEVAFNSTWMDKLTPADFIRLASQYTVARMLERDDFDKRYTTNQPIAIHEFLYPLVQGYDSVALKADVELGGTDQKFNLLMGRELQRAYGQEAQNIVTMPLLEGLDGVKKMSKSLGNYVGIQEAPGVMYSKLVSIPDTLMWRYFELLSFRSMEEIEQFRADVAKGANPRDIKIKLAEEIVARFHGEEAAANAHRAAGNRMKEGELPEDLPEVEVVAAEDLPIAAVLNRAGLVKNSAQARDLLSGGAVKVDGAVVDRDFVFALGATHVCQAGKKSFARVTLKAE, from the coding sequence ATGAAGTCGGTTGAAGAGCAGCTGGCGCTTATTAAGCGCGGTGCGGAAGAAGTATTGGTCGAGTCGGAACTGGTGGAGAAGCTCAAGCGTGGCCAACCTCTGCGCATCAAGGCCGGCTTCGATCCGACCGCGCCTGACCTGCACCTTGGGCACACGGTGCTGATCAACAAGCTGCGCCAGTTCCAGGACTTGGGGCATCAGGTCATCTTCCTGATCGGTGACTTCACCGGCATGATCGGCGACCCAAGCGGCAAGAGCGCTACGCGCCCACCTCTAACCCGTGAGCAGGTGCTGGAGAATGCCGAGACCTACAAGCAGCAAGTGTTCAAGATTCTCGACCCGGCCAAGACCGAGGTTGCGTTCAACTCCACCTGGATGGACAAGCTGACCCCAGCTGATTTCATTCGTCTGGCTTCGCAGTACACCGTGGCGCGCATGCTCGAGCGTGATGACTTCGACAAGCGCTACACCACCAACCAGCCGATCGCCATCCACGAGTTCCTGTACCCGCTGGTGCAAGGCTATGACTCGGTGGCCCTGAAGGCGGATGTGGAACTGGGCGGTACCGACCAGAAGTTCAACCTGCTGATGGGGCGCGAACTGCAACGTGCCTATGGTCAGGAGGCTCAGAACATTGTGACCATGCCGCTGCTCGAAGGGCTCGACGGCGTGAAGAAGATGTCCAAGTCGCTGGGTAACTATGTAGGTATCCAGGAAGCGCCGGGGGTGATGTACAGCAAGCTGGTGTCGATCCCGGACACTCTGATGTGGCGCTACTTCGAGCTGCTGAGCTTCCGTTCGATGGAAGAGATTGAGCAGTTCCGTGCCGACGTAGCCAAGGGTGCCAACCCGCGTGACATCAAGATCAAGCTCGCCGAAGAAATCGTTGCGCGTTTCCATGGTGAGGAGGCTGCTGCCAATGCTCACCGCGCGGCCGGTAACCGTATGAAGGAAGGTGAGTTGCCGGAAGACCTGCCGGAAGTCGAAGTGGTTGCGGCAGAAGACCTGCCGATCGCTGCTGTGCTGAACCGGGCTGGTTTGGTGAAGAACTCGGCGCAGGCGCGGGATCTGCTAAGCGGTGGCGCTGTTAAGGTCGATGGCGCGGTGGTGGATCGTGACTTCGTGTTTGCGCTGGGTGCGACCCATGTGTGCCAAGCGGGCAAGAAGTCGTTTGCACGGGTTACTCTCAAGGCTGAGTGA
- a CDS encoding peptidoglycan DD-metalloendopeptidase family protein, whose protein sequence is MTNEPPKAPPLYPKSHLLAASGIAALLSLALLVFPSSEVEAKKTTLNLELESPAEQLKDESAAAPLVQAEGEQGSPFAQIEEAAPETQKAKQEAPTAEPVAEAATAPGHREVTVARGDTLSTLFAKVGLPTNAVHDLLASNKQAKQFSQLKHGQVLQFELDKDGQLASLHSKVSNLETIRLTKSAKGYTFNREISKPVVRTAYAHGVIKSSLSASAQRAGLSHSMTMDMARVLGYDIDFAQDIRPGDEFDVVYEQKVMDGKVVGTGNILSARFTNRGKTYTAVRYTNKQGNTTYYTADGNSLRKAFIRTPVDFARISSRFSAGRKHPILNKIRAHKGVDYAAPRGTPIKAAGDGRIELAGRRGGYGNTVIIQHGNRYKTLYGHMQGFAKGIKTGSSVKQGQIIGYIGTTGLSTGPHLHYEFQVNGVHVDPLSQKVPMADPIAKNERQRFQQQSQPLIARMDQEKATLLAANKR, encoded by the coding sequence ATGACCAACGAACCGCCTAAAGCGCCCCCGCTTTATCCGAAAAGCCATCTGTTGGCCGCCAGCGGCATCGCCGCCCTGCTCAGCCTGGCTCTGCTGGTATTTCCCTCCAGCGAAGTGGAAGCCAAGAAAACCACCCTTAACCTTGAGCTGGAGAGCCCTGCCGAGCAGTTGAAGGACGAATCCGCTGCCGCGCCCCTGGTGCAGGCAGAAGGTGAGCAAGGCTCGCCGTTTGCCCAGATCGAAGAGGCCGCACCCGAAACGCAGAAGGCCAAGCAGGAAGCCCCTACCGCCGAACCGGTTGCTGAGGCAGCCACGGCGCCTGGCCACCGCGAGGTGACCGTGGCCCGCGGCGACACCCTGTCGACCCTGTTCGCCAAAGTCGGCCTGCCGACCAATGCGGTGCATGACCTGCTGGCCAGTAACAAGCAAGCCAAGCAGTTCAGCCAGCTCAAGCACGGCCAGGTGCTGCAGTTCGAGCTCGACAAGGACGGCCAGCTGGCGAGCCTGCACAGCAAGGTCAGCAACCTCGAAACCATTCGCCTGACCAAGTCTGCCAAGGGCTACACCTTCAACCGCGAAATCAGCAAGCCAGTGGTGCGTACAGCCTACGCCCATGGCGTGATCAAGAGCTCACTGTCGGCCTCGGCCCAACGCGCCGGGCTGTCTCACAGCATGACCATGGATATGGCCCGCGTGCTGGGTTACGACATCGATTTCGCCCAGGATATTCGCCCGGGCGATGAATTCGACGTGGTGTACGAGCAGAAGGTGATGGACGGCAAGGTCGTCGGCACCGGCAACATCCTGTCCGCACGCTTTACCAACCGCGGCAAAACCTACACTGCCGTGCGGTATACCAACAAGCAGGGCAACACTACCTACTACACCGCCGATGGCAACAGCCTGCGCAAGGCCTTTATCCGCACCCCGGTAGACTTCGCCCGCATCAGCTCGCGCTTCTCCGCCGGGCGCAAGCACCCAATCCTGAACAAGATCCGCGCCCACAAAGGCGTCGATTACGCAGCGCCTCGCGGCACTCCGATCAAGGCAGCCGGTGACGGTCGTATCGAACTGGCCGGGCGCCGCGGTGGTTACGGCAACACCGTGATCATCCAGCACGGCAATCGCTACAAAACGCTGTATGGCCACATGCAGGGCTTTGCCAAGGGCATCAAAACCGGTAGTTCGGTCAAGCAGGGCCAAATCATCGGCTACATCGGCACCACCGGCCTGTCCACCGGCCCGCACCTGCACTACGAGTTCCAGGTCAACGGCGTGCACGTCGACCCGCTGAGCCAGAAAGTACCGATGGCTGACCCAATCGCCAAAAACGAGCGCCAGCGCTTCCAGCAGCAGAGCCAGCCACTGATTGCCCGCATGGATCAGGAAAAGGCCACCCTGCTCGCAGCGAACAAGCGCTAA